The window ATGTAATTGTATTGATGATCTGTACATTCGCCGCGCAGCTGCTGCGGCACTTCTAGGTAATAAGCCATTTCAACTGACTTGTCTCCAGACGTATCTAGCATATCCTCATTTGTATCGCTTTGCGACTTCTCTTCTGACCTGGACAACGTGCGCTCTCGTTCCTCATCCCGCTTCTTGCTCTGTCTGTAGAACAGATTCGCATTATACTGCATAAGATCCATCTGCAGCTCGCCCTCTTCGGTGAATGCGCCATCCTCATCCAGCAAACGGCATGTTTCCTGAAGTGATAGGTTGTACTTCTTCGCCACAATATTAATCGCAGCCATCTGATCCGGTTTATGCTTGAGAGCTTCAACGTAAACGCGATTACTCGCTCCTCGCGGAAACCTCATAATGATATCCGCATACTGGAAGCCTTTGGTTGTCACGTCCATGCGAGCGTCTCCCTGTTTACTGGCTGAGGCCTCATACAGGGCTTGCTCCAGTTCGTAATCAACCACCTGGGTATTGAGGCGGAATAGATCATAGAACGGAACAGACAGGTTCTCTTCACTCGCGTCGCGGCACTCTTCCGGCTCCGGCGAGAGCAGCTCTTCCCGAAGGGACAGGAGCATGAACTTCCCGACCTTATCACGGAGCAGCAGCGTCAAATGCTGATTGCGGAAAAACTCATTGGGCCCAAGCGGAGGGAACAAGGTGTATACGAAGACATAGTCTTCTTCACCTGGTAGAAACTTGCGAGTTGTCTGCAGGAGCCCTATGGCTTCTAGCTTCGAAGATTGCTCAATTAGATATTTACGCCCTCGCTCCCCCTGCTCAAGCTCGAGCAGCAGAAACAGCTTTCGCTGTTGTTCTAGAGGCGAATATCCGACTTTTTCTGCACTCATCTGCAGATAAAGTGCTTGATAGAGACTAATAGCCAATCCGCCGATCATAGGCTGATACATAATAGCTAACATTTTATAATCCAGACTGCTCAAAGAAAACTCACGGTTCACACAAAACCTGTGGTTCTCGGTGAAATGCAGCATATTCGTCATTCTCATTCCGTTACAGCACCATCCTGCCTCAACCGATTGCAGCTATGAAAGCTTATCGGTTTCTCTCTATTAGTCTACCACAAAAATCGACACGCTTGGTATCTACGAGAGAAAGATAATATTACCTAATATGAAAAAACCAACCTTTCGGACGGTAAAATTCTGACAACTTAGCCGTTAGACGCGGCACTCCGACTTCTTTTTGTAAGCATTGCCCCAATCTTTCATAAGTAAAATAATAGGGACCAATGTTTGTCCGAATTCTGTCAACGAATATTCGACCTTTGGAGGCACTTGATGATACACCTCGCGGTGGACAATGCCGTCCTCTTCGAGTTCCCTTAGTTGTAGAGTCAGCATTCTCTGCGTAATGGATGGACAGATTTTTCTGAATTCATTAAATCTTTTAGTCCCTCCAATCAGGTGATATAACAGAACACCTTTCCATTTGCCCCCGATAACATCCAATGTATATTCAACCGGGCAGCCTTCATCATTATGAAGGTTGCCGTACTCGCTTTTACGATCACGCAATACGATTCAACTCCTTAATAGTATACAAATTGATACTACATAACACGATTGTGCGTACTTACTATTTTATGACGGATCGAATAAACTAACAACATAGAAACATTTACTATAAATGAGGAGATGGAATTATGTCTACAAAAGAAACAATGAAAGCGGTAGGTCTTTATAAGTATTTAAATATTGCACATTCAGAAAGCTTGATTGATGTGGAAATTGAAAAACCGGTTCCTGTAGGTAAAGATCTACTTGTCAAAGTTAAGGCTATTTCAGTAAATCCAGTCGACACCAAGGTTAGGGCACCGAAAGATAAGACTGAAGTATCACCAAGAATTCTGGGATGGGACGTCGCGGGAGTAGTGGAACAAACAGGACCGGAATGCACATTATTTCAACCAGGCGATGAGGTGTATTATGCAGGCAGCATTACGCGACCAGGCGGAAACAGCGAGTTTCATCTTGTCGATGAACGTATCGTCGGAACAAAACCTTCAACGCTTGATTTCGCTCAATCGGCAGCACTCCCGTTAACAACCATCACAGC is drawn from Paenibacillus sp. V4I7 and contains these coding sequences:
- a CDS encoding helix-turn-helix domain-containing protein, whose amino-acid sequence is MRDRKSEYGNLHNDEGCPVEYTLDVIGGKWKGVLLYHLIGGTKRFNEFRKICPSITQRMLTLQLRELEEDGIVHREVYHQVPPKVEYSLTEFGQTLVPIILLMKDWGNAYKKKSECRV
- a CDS encoding helicase DnaB, with the translated sequence MRMTNMLHFTENHRFCVNREFSLSSLDYKMLAIMYQPMIGGLAISLYQALYLQMSAEKVGYSPLEQQRKLFLLLELEQGERGRKYLIEQSSKLEAIGLLQTTRKFLPGEEDYVFVYTLFPPLGPNEFFRNQHLTLLLRDKVGKFMLLSLREELLSPEPEECRDASEENLSVPFYDLFRLNTQVVDYELEQALYEASASKQGDARMDVTTKGFQYADIIMRFPRGASNRVYVEALKHKPDQMAAINIVAKKYNLSLQETCRLLDEDGAFTEEGELQMDLMQYNANLFYRQSKKRDEERERTLSRSEEKSQSDTNEDMLDTSGDKSVEMAYYLEVPQQLRGECTDHQYNYIMRNEPYTAVLKMFFTQGSIPDGVLNIFEKIDLNYRLKEEVINVLIHFLHIDRRSWAKSSIEAVASDMLGKQIVTYEQAVEYVREKISYKQKAASKVEAAKAGGGSVTRGRQGKTQKPHIPIVVPDAGTAAASRLTDEELEAARRMAKKLDERFNRKS